The following are encoded in a window of bacterium genomic DNA:
- the secY gene encoding preprotein translocase subunit SecY — MTGSLTSVFRIPDLRRKILFTLGMVVVYRLGTHVPTPGINAHALGWMLTQMRGTVFGLYDVFVGGALSRASLFALGVMPYISASIVFQLLGSVFPYLERLQREEEGRKKINQYTRYATVALAIIQSSTIAIYLENQPTTQYGTIVMQPGFSFRIITIMTLTAGTILAMWLAEQITDRGIGNGMSFLIFVGCLDDTPNYISRTLGMVRSGESSWLALALLAALIFAVYAGVVLLTMAVLKIPVVYQGRVVGRQMYREHRTNLPIRVWTAGVIPIIFAQSLVVFPSTFAQFLRVPWLSSMQHMLVAGGWLYDLLYAVLIIFFTYFYTSVVFNARDIADNLRKYGGAIPGKQAGEKTAQFIDRSLTLITLPGAMTLVIIALLPGFLMNSLRVPFYFGGTTLMIIVGVSLDTLQQIEAHLVMRHYEGLVKGGKFQGRSFG; from the coding sequence TTGACCGGTTCGCTCACCAGCGTCTTCAGAATTCCGGACCTGCGCCGGAAGATACTTTTCACGCTCGGGATGGTAGTGGTCTACCGGCTCGGGACGCACGTCCCCACTCCCGGCATCAACGCCCACGCCCTCGGCTGGATGCTGACGCAGATGCGGGGAACCGTATTCGGGCTCTACGACGTGTTCGTCGGCGGCGCGCTGTCGCGTGCGTCGCTATTCGCGCTCGGCGTGATGCCCTACATCTCGGCATCGATCGTGTTCCAGCTGCTCGGTTCGGTCTTCCCGTACCTGGAGAGACTGCAGCGAGAGGAAGAGGGCCGCAAGAAGATTAACCAGTACACCCGCTATGCGACCGTCGCGCTGGCCATCATCCAGTCTTCGACCATCGCCATCTATCTCGAGAACCAGCCGACTACGCAGTACGGGACAATCGTCATGCAGCCGGGATTCTCATTCCGGATCATCACGATCATGACCCTCACCGCGGGCACCATCCTGGCCATGTGGCTGGCCGAGCAGATCACCGACCGGGGTATCGGGAACGGCATGTCGTTCCTGATCTTCGTCGGCTGCCTCGATGACACGCCGAACTACATCAGCCGCACGCTGGGCATGGTTCGTTCCGGTGAGTCGTCCTGGCTGGCGCTGGCGCTGCTGGCCGCGCTCATCTTCGCGGTCTACGCCGGGGTTGTCCTGCTGACTATGGCCGTGCTCAAGATACCGGTCGTCTACCAGGGCCGGGTCGTGGGCCGGCAGATGTACCGCGAGCACCGCACCAACCTGCCGATCAGGGTCTGGACCGCGGGCGTGATTCCCATCATTTTCGCGCAGTCGCTCGTCGTATTCCCCTCGACGTTCGCCCAGTTCCTGAGGGTGCCATGGCTTTCGTCCATGCAGCACATGCTGGTCGCCGGCGGCTGGCTGTATGACCTGCTCTACGCGGTCCTGATTATCTTCTTCACGTATTTCTACACATCGGTCGTGTTCAACGCGCGCGATATCGCCGACAACCTCAGGAAGTACGGCGGCGCGATCCCGGGAAAGCAGGCCGGGGAGAAGACCGCCCAGTTTATCGACCGCAGTCTGACCCTTATCACATTGCCCGGCGCGATGACGCTGGTGATTATCGCGTTGTTGCCCGGGTTCCTGATGAATTCGCTCCGCGTGCCATTCTACTTCGGCGGCACGACCCTCATGATCATCGTCGGCGTTTCGCTCGACACCCTGCAGCAGATCGAAGCCCATCTGGTGATGCGACACTATGAAGGCCTGGTCAAGGGTGGCAAGTTCCAGGGCCGTTCGTTCGGATAA
- a CDS encoding sigma-70 family RNA polymerase sigma factor, which translates to MSEPEARASDVQLIHRVRSGDNDAFDELMKRYAASVYKVTYSLTRNHADADDLSQETFIRAYRAIARFDERYQFYTWLRRIAVNLCFNHLKRGKKFRFVPLPESDGEAESVDIADPNPSAADSGLRRDLDAALAHLPPDQRAVFVLRVDEEMSYDEISKALNIPVGTVMSRLNRAREKLRGLLQEYLPAT; encoded by the coding sequence ATGAGTGAGCCCGAGGCGCGGGCAAGCGACGTCCAGCTTATACACCGCGTCCGTTCGGGCGACAACGATGCTTTTGACGAACTGATGAAACGATACGCCGCCAGCGTGTACAAGGTCACCTACTCGCTCACCCGCAACCACGCGGATGCCGACGACCTCTCCCAGGAGACATTCATCCGGGCCTACCGGGCGATTGCCCGGTTCGACGAGCGCTACCAGTTCTACACCTGGCTGCGGCGGATCGCCGTCAATCTCTGTTTCAACCACCTGAAGCGCGGCAAGAAGTTCCGTTTCGTGCCCTTACCGGAGTCTGACGGCGAGGCGGAATCGGTGGATATCGCGGATCCGAACCCGTCGGCGGCCGACTCTGGTCTGCGCCGGGACCTGGATGCGGCGCTGGCTCACCTGCCGCCCGACCAGCGGGCCGTTTTCGTGCTGCGGGTGGACGAAGAAATGAGTTACGACGAGATCAGCAAGGCGCTCAACATCCCGGTCGGCACGGTGATGTCGCGGCTGAACCGGGCACGCGAGAAGCTCCGTGGGCTCCTGCAGGAGTATCTTCCGGCAACATGA
- a CDS encoding TonB family protein: MRRACDAIRPLLGAFADKELDPDRTRQVQQHLETCADCRRELDQIEGLGRIVRGVQRPRLVDDYWDWQRDRVWRGILSEGRRPLLNRRPMQAWTRLLMPVISAAVLLIAVVAGWHLLSEKSFMTGRGMVVERIVSQGRESPSVAAHEERGQVAAAKPVGTGAAASEGQVELAATRPGAAKAEAGYGGKGLGAAGTPSRAKLSLAENRASPARSAAAGERSDELASLPPATAQPVAAASGARGRIVSGPVLLETPPLADKDALDTGTVLLGVKTDTGGRVLSVAVHRSSGSAKVDSVAVRQMRRSRFQATVRNNRSVSASFEYPFRVQKTQTRQSVQPATPSQPTKLNHTDKSVKQGDQPAVKSQDTVNKQDDSPDSGQQQGKPTRASR, encoded by the coding sequence ATGAGACGCGCATGTGATGCCATCCGACCTTTGCTCGGCGCGTTCGCCGACAAGGAACTCGACCCCGACCGGACCCGTCAGGTGCAGCAGCACCTTGAGACCTGCGCCGACTGCAGGCGGGAGCTGGACCAGATTGAAGGGCTCGGCAGGATCGTTCGCGGCGTGCAGCGCCCGCGGCTCGTAGATGATTACTGGGACTGGCAGCGCGACCGGGTCTGGCGCGGGATTCTGAGCGAGGGCCGCCGGCCACTCTTGAACCGCCGTCCCATGCAGGCGTGGACCAGACTCCTCATGCCGGTGATAAGCGCCGCGGTGCTTCTGATAGCGGTCGTCGCCGGCTGGCACCTGCTCAGCGAGAAGTCATTCATGACCGGCAGGGGAATGGTCGTGGAACGCATAGTGAGCCAGGGCCGAGAATCTCCTTCGGTGGCGGCTCACGAAGAGCGTGGGCAGGTTGCCGCAGCGAAGCCTGTCGGCACCGGGGCTGCAGCCAGCGAGGGGCAGGTTGAGCTGGCCGCGACCCGGCCGGGGGCCGCGAAAGCCGAGGCAGGTTACGGAGGCAAAGGCCTGGGCGCGGCCGGTACTCCATCGAGAGCAAAGCTATCCCTTGCGGAAAACAGGGCCTCACCTGCGCGGTCGGCCGCGGCCGGGGAGAGGAGCGACGAGCTGGCTTCACTCCCGCCGGCGACGGCCCAGCCGGTTGCCGCCGCGTCGGGCGCGCGCGGCCGGATCGTCTCCGGACCGGTGCTGCTCGAGACGCCGCCGCTGGCGGACAAGGACGCGCTCGACACCGGCACCGTCCTGCTCGGCGTGAAGACCGACACCGGCGGCCGGGTCCTGAGCGTCGCCGTGCACCGGAGTTCGGGGTCGGCCAAAGTAGACAGCGTGGCCGTGCGTCAGATGCGCCGGTCGCGGTTCCAGGCCACGGTGAGGAACAACCGCAGCGTTTCGGCTTCCTTCGAATACCCTTTCCGCGTACAGAAGACGCAGACCAGGCAGTCGGTTCAGCCGGCGACCCCGAGCCAGCCGACGAAACTGAACCATACCGACAAATCAGTGAAACAGGGAGACCAGCCGGCGGTGAAGTCGCAGGATACCGTCAACAAACAGGACGATTCTCCGGACAGCGGCCAGCAGCAAGGAAAGCCGACAAGGGCCAGCCGTTGA
- a CDS encoding energy transducer TonB yields MKDRSYSVNCGRNGREAATGALVLHRMDGQHEARFFGAALMMAVLLHAGLVLCFSRSHTAPGPNPGPAVVQNPNVEFNDVNQVEQPVDPSYRPEVAQVLPEVAPNQTANGPAIPDRSQGKIDPNVIDVNPGGVGPTLIIGNNQVSIESLLVGEKYAANGVRTIIGVRTRVPPVAVPWVKVEVKPQPVSIPVPAYPEVVRVAGIEGRVVVQALIDTDGSVAAVQMLASSGNALLDAASCEAAQGAKFTPARERDKPVAVWVSIPFQFHLH; encoded by the coding sequence ATGAAAGACAGAAGCTATTCCGTGAACTGCGGCCGGAATGGCCGCGAGGCAGCCACCGGCGCGCTCGTCCTGCACCGGATGGACGGCCAGCATGAAGCCCGCTTCTTCGGGGCCGCGCTGATGATGGCGGTATTGCTGCATGCCGGCCTCGTCCTTTGCTTCTCCAGGTCCCATACCGCGCCGGGGCCGAATCCCGGCCCGGCAGTGGTGCAGAACCCCAATGTGGAATTCAACGACGTGAACCAGGTCGAGCAGCCCGTTGACCCGAGCTACCGGCCCGAAGTCGCCCAGGTCCTGCCCGAGGTCGCGCCGAACCAGACCGCGAACGGTCCGGCGATCCCTGACCGGTCTCAGGGCAAGATCGACCCGAACGTGATTGACGTGAACCCCGGCGGGGTCGGACCAACCCTCATCATCGGCAACAACCAGGTGTCGATTGAGTCACTGCTGGTCGGCGAGAAGTACGCGGCGAATGGCGTCCGGACCATCATCGGTGTCCGTACCCGCGTGCCCCCGGTCGCCGTTCCATGGGTCAAGGTCGAGGTCAAACCTCAACCGGTCAGCATTCCGGTGCCTGCCTACCCGGAAGTGGTTCGGGTCGCCGGCATCGAAGGCCGGGTCGTGGTCCAGGCGCTCATCGACACCGACGGCTCGGTCGCAGCCGTGCAGATGCTGGCCAGTTCGGGCAACGCGCTCCTCGACGCCGCGTCCTGTGAAGCGGCCCAGGGCGCGAAGTTCACCCCGGCCCGGGAGCGTGACAAACCGGTGGCCGTCTGGGTCTCAATACCCTTCCAGTTCCATCTTCACTAG